ATGTGCAGCACTATCGTTTTCTcctatattaaaataatgaaagttGCCAGAGCTGCATCAGGAGAGAATAGAAAGTCAACACAGAAAGGGCTTAAAACTGTGATGCTTCatggtttccagctgctgctctgtctcaTCCAGCTGTGGTGTCCATTCATAGAATCTGCTGTACTTAAGATTGATTTCACGTTATTTGTAAATGTCAGATACTTTAActacattgtgttttatattgcTCCAAGATGTCTGAGTCCTCTAATTTATGGCCTCAGAGATGAAACCTTTTTTCTAGCTTTTATTAGCTTGTTTAAAAGAAACCCTGTTTGATCAATAATGAACTGTTGATGACTCTCAGGAGGAGAAATTCAGGTGGACACAGTCACATTAGAGAAGACAGTAAGAAAGTACAGTAATGTGCATACATACATGTGCTTAGGAAATAACAGTTTCTCCAATTTCTTCTTAAACTTAAGCGGGTTGACTTTAAGTCATCTCCAACTGACTGAATCTCCAAGTGCAAAAGGCCTctcattttataataaatatgttttcattgtgttgatTGTGAAGGAAGAAATACAAACGAAATGTGTTGCATCTATTTTAATCATTATAGGGCACTCTGTATATTTCAGACCATAATTTGTGATGCAGTAAAGGAAATATTGTAATTGTTTTGGGATCTATTTATGACTTTGCTTCGTGTTGATTACTACGGGTATATAGTGAAACACCTCAGTCTGAACCATGGATTACATAATATCACCCAAAGTTATCTTATCATCCCTTtaagtaaaaactaaatgtgtcaTACTTGTGGTTAGGAAATGGGAGCTGAGGAGCTCATGTTGTTGATATTAAGCGGTCACTTTTACTGAATCACTGCAACATGGACAAGAGACAAGACGGCTGAATAAATGGTTTGTAGGAGGTAGAGCGAGGAGGTAGATACATGTCAGGGTCATGGTGTAGATGCAACACTGATCATTAAATCTGTTTAAACACCACTTCTTGGCACAATTAAGCAAGCTAACATCTAGGTAACACTATTACAGCCTTGGAGGGGCCTTTGGGGTCTGTTTGCTGTGTGCTGGTTGTGGGCGTGTCTTTCTTTCAGGTACTGATTAGTAATCAGATGCGCCATGGTTCTGGGAATAACCCCATAGTCAGACAAACAGGTTGTTCTAAGTATGTATATTGCAGAGCTGTACCTCTTACCATTGTTGCCACACAGACGTCACAGTACAATACAAACTGGCACTAGTGATTACATCAGAGCCCTGACGGTGCCCACACCCCTGTAACTTGCAAAAAACTTAAGCTTACCCCTCAGAGTCAAAGgagataagaaaagaaaacagtggtAAAGACTTTGCAGCTGTACTGTACACACAGTTGACATTTTTCATCAATGTCTTCCAGAAAATGCTGCACAGATTATCTCTCCATGTAATACAGCTTCAGCAACATATTTagccagtgaaccacagtgagagccattatccacaaattgTGAAAACATGGAATAATGAGGAACCTTCCTAGGAGTGGCTTaccgaccaaaattaccccaacgACAAAGTGACAGCTCAttcaagaggtcacaaaagaccccacaacaacatccaaagaactggaGGCCTCACTTGGCTTAGTTAAGGCCAATGTCAATGActcataagaaagagactgggcaaaaatggcctcatggtagagtagaaaacaaaaaccccaAGACCTTTGGGAAAATATTgtggactgacgagacaaaagttgaactttttggaaggtgtgtgtcccattgcatctggtgtaaaagtaacacagcatttcagaaaaagaacatgatAGCAACAGTACAATCTGgaggtggtagtgtgatggtgtggggctgttgtgctgctccaggacctggaagacttgctgtgataaatggaaccataaATTCTGAGCTGAaacatttgccaaaaaaaataaaaaatcagaaatCAGCAAGGGGGGCAACACTTTCACACCACTTTATATGTcatctaattattattatatgcgtaaaatgtttaaatgaattgtTTTAAACTGGTTGAAATTAGTAGTTCTTTTGTACAGAGTTCAAGAACTATACCAGATTGCTTTAGAGTCTCCACAGTACTCAATCTATCCACTACGGAGAGCCACTGAGACACAGGGGAAGTGGCAATGATGTCCACTGTGAGTCAACtttcatttggtgtttttgttggttgcccTATATATAAAATTGTTGTACATAGACCACTGCCAGAAGACTGCACACAACTCTGCAGAAGACATTTGTCTTCGGTACAGCATGCAACGCTTGGAAATTGCTGTATGTATAACAGCATCTTAGCACTTCCTCTGGACTTTACtactttttctattttcattttactttggCATTTTACCTCAcaaatttgtatgttttctgaaactgaaatatggcAGGTAACAACTCAGTGGTTCTTTTCGCGCAGCGGCAGGTACACGACAGAGTTATTATTGTGCAGATCCTGGTGTTGCTTTTTCTTTGCATCAACCTGTTGCTCATTgtgatcttttttaaaaaggagtgCTTCTACACAACTACACGCTACATCTTATTTGCTGTTACATTGCTGTCAGATAGCCTGTTGTTACTCGTGGCTGACATCCTGCTGATCTTTATCTATTTTCAATATTCAATACAAGTATGGTTATGTATTATTGTAACCATTCCTCTGATTCTATACAGTACAGTCACACCTGTCACTCTGACAGCAATGACTCTGGAACGATATGTGGCCATTTGTATGCCGCTGCGTCATGCAGAGCTGTGCTCCACACGCAGCACTATGAACTGTATTTTCATCATTCACTGCATCAGCTTTGTGCCCTGCATTATTCTCTCCTTGTTCTTTGCATCTGCTTCTCGCAGCTTCTACAAACAACAAATAGTATGCTCCGTGGAGGTGTTTATGCTTCACATATGGCAGGAACACGTCCGGTCAGCTATCAGTCAGTTTTACTTCTTGATCATGTGCAGCACCATCATTTTCTcctatattaaaataatgaaagttGCCAAAGCTGCATCAGGAGAGAATAGAAAGTCAACACAGAAAGGGCTTAAAACTGTGATTCTTCatggtttccagctgctgctctgtctcaTCCAGCTGTGGTGTCCATTCATAGAATCTGCTGTACTTAAGATTGATTTCacgttatttttaaatgtcagatacTTTAActacattgtgttttatattgcTCCAAGATGTCTGAGTCCTCTAATTTATGGCCTCAGAGATGAAACCTTTTTTCTGGCTTTTATTAGCTTGTTTAAAAGAAACCGTGTTTGATTAATAATGAACTGTTGATGACTCTCAGGAGGAGAAATTCAGGTGGACACAGTCACATTAGAGAAGAGAAGTACAGTAATGTGCATACATACATGTGATTAGGAAATAAcaagaatgataaaaaaaaaactttgtataCACCTGGGGTATTCATGCAAAGATATTTATGTATCTGTGCATGCATCTTTAATTCACAACCATCTGAAGTCTGTATACAATTAATATGTAGCATTTAaggtaataaaacaaacttGTGATACTACTACTTTAATTACATTAGTGTCCAAGATGTGTGAGTCTTctgatttatgtaaaaatgtaacttACTCCTAatctactatttattttttgcctcagTCAGATATCATGAAAATGCAGTGGAAATGACTGTACGCATGTCTAAGGATAACTTGTATTTATAGTTATGTTACTAATAACAtcacatagtctggtcagacaAGTAGTAACAAACATAATAGCACAATGGCAATAATTACAAGTGGCTTTGTTACCAACATTAACCTGTATAcctggttttatttgtgtacaTCAAATTACAACTGTATGCAATCTGTATACAATAAACATGTGGTATCTAtggtaacaaaacaaaatttctccacctgtttttttttgttatatttaaaattaagcGCATTGACTCATCTCCAACTGACTGAATCTCCAAGTGCAAAAGGCCTCTCATTTTATAATCTAATGTGTTCATTGTGTTGATTGTGAAGGAAGAAATACAAACGAAATGTGTTGCATctattttaatcattatttcagACCATAATTTGTGATGCAGTAAAGGAAATATTGTAATTGTTTTGGGATCTATTTATGACTTTGCTTCGTGTTGTTTACTACGGGTATATAGTGAAACACCTCAGTCTGAACCATGGATTACATAATATCACCCAAAGTTATTTTATCATCCCTTtaagtaaaaactaaatgtgtcaTACTTGTGGTTAGGAAATGGGAGCTGAGCAGCTCATGTTGGAGTCGGAGCTGATAAATATTAATCGGTcgcttttactgaaatcactgcaacacggaagagagagaagacgcCTGAATAAATGGTGTAGATGCGACGTAGATCATTAAATCTGTTTAAACACCACGTCTTGGCACAATTAAGCAAACTAACATCTAATTTACACTATTACAGCCTTTGAGGGCCTTTGgggtctgtttgttgtgtgctgGTTGTGGGCGTGTCTTTCTTTCAGGTAGTGATTCGTAATCAGGTGCACCATAGTTCTGAGAATAATCCCATAGTCAGTCAAACAGGTTGTTCTAAGTATGTATATTGCAGAGCTTTACCCCATACCGTTGTTGCCACACAGACGTCATAGTACAATACAAACTGGCACTAGTGATTACATCAGAGCCCTGACAGTGCCCACATGCCTGCAACTTGCAAAAAACTTAAACGTACCTCTCAGACTCAAAGGAGATATAAAAACAGTGGTAGACTCTGCAGCTATACTGTACACCCAGTTGACACTTTACATCAATACCATCCAGAAAATGCTAAGGTAGGTAAGGTGCAAAGGTTATCTCTCCATCTAATACGCTTCAGCAACATGTTTAGCCACATAAGGActtgtgtatgttgtgtgtatgtgcacacagGGCTTGTGATGTGTCTAGTGCATTAGTGTTGGAGTAGTAGTGCTCATATTAAGTGCGTGCTGCTTCTGCCTCCCACTTCCTGCTATCAACTACTGGCTTGCCCTCTGTTTCTGGGGGCGAGAAGAGGGCAGTAGTGCTTAAGTGTCCTCAGTCAGGTACATAGCCTCTCCCCTGCCAAGACTGCCATACACCTCATCGTGGCCCCACATGGAAACTGGCATTTGTGTTTCCAAGCCAAGCTGTACGGGATCTCGGAGCAGCAGGCTGCCCCACAGACGTGGCATGCAGTCCTACCGGTGTGTAGACGGACACAGACACATCAATCTCTGTCCCAGCTACGAGCGAATAACCCAAGCTATTGGCAAATAGTGAAGACCTTAACGGTGAACTTGGCGGAAGATGGCAGCAGTGAGAAGCACCACAACTAGGAAGACAGACGAAGGCTGCGGCAAAGAAGGGTCCCCAGTTGTCCTGGTTTTCCATGCCACTGGACTCTGGCCTGCTCGTAGCCAAGGACCATGTGGTGGCTGGCCCTGCATCAGTCTGCCCACATTAAAAGCGTGAGTGGATTAGCTGCTACTGGACGCCTTTGCGATAGCATACAAGAAGCTTGGTTTGGCCAAGGGTCCCCAGTTGTCCTGGTTTTCCATGCTACTGGACTCTGGCCTGCTCATTGCCAAGGACCATACGATGGCTGACCGTGTATCAGCCTCCCCACATTAAAAGATTCCTGGATGCCTTTGCCAAAGCATACAAGCAGCTTGGTTTGGCCTTCAACATTAAAAAGAGTCAGATCCTCTGCCAGCCTCCTCTCAGCACAACTACCCCTGTTTTACTTATGATATCTCCATTGGCGCACCCAGACTTGAAAATGTGGACCTTTTCACCTACATCGGGAGCCTTCTGTCCTCCATACAACCAGTGATGAGGAAGTACACCACTGCCTCAGCTCTTCCAATGGGGCTTTCTCAAGATTGAGAAAAAGACTCTTTGAAAAGCATGACTTTCAAACCAGAACAAAGACTCTTGTTTACAAAGCAGAAGCGCTGCCCACTCTAGTGTATCGCTCCAACTCAGACACTGCGAGTCCTTTACTCCCAGTTCCTTACAGGACAGTGTACCCCAGGCGGACAAAAGGAAAGGTTTAAGgacaacatcaaaacaaaactcaaaaattGCCAGATTGACCCTAAGACCTGGAAGGCCACAGTAACCCACAGGGTGGCCTGGAGACAACTTGTCTGAGATGGAGCTGAACAATATGATGACAACCTCCACAGTGCTGCAGAAAGGAGAGCGTTTCCACCAAGAATATTCCACTTAGACCCACAACCCTCACTACATATTCTTGCGCAAGCTGCACCAAAATTCGCAGGTCTGGGATTGGCCTCTTCACCCAATTTGAAGACACACAGGGACCTGGAAGGAGGGCAGTCAAACTGTCATGACGATGGTCTGTACCCGTGATTTTTAACCATTGGGCTGCGGCCCATTAGCGGGCTGCGTGCGCCCCCTAATGGGTcgcaaaaacaaaatcagttcTGCATCTGTGGGCTACGAGGGCCACAATGCAGCTTCCCTCCACTTGGTGGCAGTGAGGCATCAGTCAGTTGTTTAACACTCTGCGATAAGCATCAGCAGAAAAAGCCCTTCATACACAGCTGAcaggctagcaacagtaactatgGAGAGTGGGCTTTTGCGAAAGGTCCTCTGTGTATGTATGATTGGATTGTTGCGAATGGTCAGTAATGgagaagttttaaaaaaaaaaaaaaaaaaacatgaaaatgagaatGTTGCCAATCCCCCGACAAAGGCCAAATTTACATGCAAGTACAACCCTTCGGTTTTGTTAATGGAAATAGCGAGGAGGAGCCAAGAGCCCAGTGCTCTGTGTGGGTTAACGCTACCGAACGAAGCACTGACGCCGTCAAAGTTGAGGGGGCATTTTGAAACGAAACATCCTAATAAAAGCAGCCTCTTGTCTTCTAAATGCAACTGAAAGTGAAGATGCTCTTACATTACACAGGTCCCGGCACATTTTAAGTTTCAGACTGACATTGTGTTTGaccagtgtgttgtgtttgatttgtgtaGTGCTTGTATTATCAGCAAATTTCGTGTTCTCTGCATGTTCAACAGCAGACTTTGCAGTTCATTGAATTCGTCTCTCTGAAGTACCCCAGCCAGGTGAACCCGCGGAGCCACTCCTGCCCTTTTTTGCCACGGCCGTTTACTCACAATTTGGGTCGGATTCATTATCAGGAACTGTCTCATCTGTCACTCTggtacccctttcacatcgaaaatcccgaCTTGGGTTGACTCGCTTTTGGTGCACGTTCACATCGCCAGAGGTCCCGCATCGGACCTtccactgtgagagctgtgtgactattttttcctctctcatacgtcatcgcatGCATcgcaggtaaacaatggacagcatgggtgtatttttttaaggctttcagtttgttgttgttgctgctgttgttaaaataaatcactgtgtcctgcacagggCCTGATATCTGTCTGATGTCTGCTACCAAATCTCCTCAGATGTGGCTCGCAGATTTCTAGTTGCCATAGTCATTGAAAAGTTTGCGATAAATACTCTATATAAACAACActcgcacatgcattccccaattggtgcaatttcccaaacatgaagTAGgacctatgcacttccattaacaactgtgtaacaacacatttgatttttttgattgaaaaaaacggacaaaaatctctgccctccAGAGAtaagtctttatgggagtagaccaaaacttgtttatgagctgaagcttctacaatgatacagtctgtcaggcagtcgagtgacaaaatcagaatgtaataGATACGTCAACATCTGAGCGGAACACGTGGGTCAACGCAgtattcctgttcacatcgaaacTGATAAAATCCCGGTTCGACTGCCGTGACATCAATGTGAAAGGGTCTTGGGTTTGCTGGGGTGAAACTAAGTAGCGATAGTCCTCTTCGCTGTTGTTTACAAGATGTGAAACCTGTGGATTTGCATGATAACCTCAAGACCTGCCACTCactgctctctcacacacatagaCACTAATGATACACACATATTGGCCCATTTCCTTCTATCGGATGGTGGTTCACTTGGTGCCTTTCTGGCAACTACTGGGCTGAAGTGTGGAACAGAAGTTTGTcagcaacaaaaatatttaattagttttaagaaaTCTGCAAATTTATAAGAAACCCTGCCATATACGACCCAGCGCAACGTTAGAACCCCTCCTACTGCCTGGATATAGGAAGAACTGATTTTCCCATCCAGGATATCATCAACACAGCTTTGAACTTGAGGAGGCTGTCTGTCAACGAATTGCCCTCTACAAGCAGTTTACATAACTTTACACAACAGTGGCAAATAAGAAGGGAATTTTAACTTGATACTAAAGTAGTGACTAGGTAGTTTTTGATGAAGAGGGCCGATTGATGGGGGGAACTTCCTGGGGCCCTGACTGCCTTGCCTAGGTGAGGATTTTAATGACACCAGTCTAAGATGTACAGGGGTGTGAAAAAGTATTTGCACCTTTCCTCATTTCCTATTTTTCATATGTTTGTCACAcccaaatgtttcagatcatgaaactaatttaaatataagacaaagataacacgaactaaagacaaaatagattgttcttattattaagggaagaaaatccaaacctacatggccctgtgtgaaaatgtCTGCCCCTCGttttaaaacataacttaaatgtggtttatcacacctgagttcaattcctctagccacacccaggcctgattactgtcacacctgttctcaatcaaggaCCTGCCTGAGAAAGCaaagaccaaaagatcctcaaaaacTAGACACCATGCCAAGATctaaagaaattcaggaacaaatgagaaagaaaataattgagatctatcagtctggagaagttataaagccatttcgaAAACTTTgagactccagtgaaccacagtgagagccattatccacaaatagTGAAAACATGACATAATGATGAACCATCCTCGGAGTGGCTTGCCCACCAAAAGTTCCTCAACGGCGAAGTGACAGCTCAttcaagaggtcacaaaagactcCGCAACAACTTCCAAAGAACTGGAGGCCTCACTTGGTTCAGtgaaggtcagtgttcatgactggGCAAAAATGAcctcatggcagagttcaagacAAAAACCCCAAGACCTTTGGGAAAATACTgtggactgacgagacaaaagttgaactttttggaaggtgtgtgtcccattacatctggtgtaaaatctcacacagcatttcagaaaaagaacatggtggcgtggggctgttttgctgctccaggacctggaagacttgctgtgataaatggaaccatgaattctgagctgaaacatttgccaaaaaaaacaaaaacaacaaccctcGAATGTGGCTAAATTACAACAATTGGAAGAAAGATAATTGGACCAAAATTCCTCAACAGTGTTGAAAAAGACTCATTATAAGTTGTCACAAACACTCAATTGCAGTTACTGTTAAAGGTGACCCaaccagttttagttttagtttcagtgtTCACTTAATACTgaaaaacttcatttaaaaactgcattttgtgtttacttgggTTAACTTTGTTTTATAATTAAAGTTGATGAGCTGAAACGTttgcggggaaaaaaaacatgtaaaaaaaaaataagaaatcaggaaaggagccaacactttttcacaccactgcatATGCcatctaattattattatatgtgtaaaatgttaaaataaattgttttaaacTGGTTGAAATTAGTAGTTAATTCGGACAGAGTTCAAGAACTATACCAGATTGCTTTAGAGTCTCCACAGTACTCAATCTATCCACTACGGAGAGCCACTGAGGCACAGGGGAAGTGGCAATGATGTCCACTGTGAGTCAACtttcatttggtgtttttgttggttgcccTATATATTAAATTGTTATGCATAGCCCACTGCCAGAAGACTGCACACAACTCTGCAGAAGACATTTGTCTTCGGTACAGCATGCAACGCTTGGAGACCGTTGTATGTATAACAGCATCTTGGCACTTCCTCTGGACTTTActactttttctatttttattttactttggcATTTTACCTCAcaaatttgtatgttttctgaaactgaaatatggcAGGTAACAACTCAGTGGTTGTTTTCGCGCAGCAGCAGATACACGACAAGGTTATTATTGTGCAGATCCTGGTGTTGCTTTTTCTTTGCATCAACCTGTTGCTCATTgtgatcttttttaaaaaggagtgCTTCTACACAACTACACGCTACATCTTATTTGCTGTTACATTGCTGTCAGATAGCCTGTTGTTAGTCCTGGCTGACATCCTGCTGATCTTTATCTATTTTCAATATTCAATACAAGTATGgttatgtattattataaatgttCCTCTGATTCTATACGGTACAGTCACACCTGTCACTCTGACAGCAATGACTCTGGAGCGATATGTGGCCATTTGTATGCCGCTGCGTCATGCAGAGCTGTGCTCCACACGCAGCACTATGAACTGTATTTTCATCATTCACTGCATCAGCTTTGGACCCTGCATTATTCTCTCCTTGTTCTTTGCATCTGCTTCTCGTAGCTTCTACAAACAACAAGTCGTATGCTCCGTGGAGGTGTTTATACTTCACATATGGCAGGAACACGTCCGGTCAGCTATCAGTCAGTTTTACTTCTTGATCATGTGCAGCACTATCGTTTTCTcctatattaaaataatgaaagttGCCAAAGCTGCATCAGGAGAGAATAGAAAGTCAACACAGAAAGGGCTTAAAACAGTGATTCTTCatggtttccagctgctgctctgtctcaTCCAGCTGTGGTGTCCATTCATAGAATCTGCTGTATTTAGGATTGATTTCACGttatttataaatgtcagaTACTTTAACtacattgtgttttatgttgctCCAAGATGTCTGAGTCCTCTAATTTATGGCCTCAGAGATGAAACCTTTTTTCTGGCTTTTATTAGCTTGTTTAAAAGAAACCGTGTTTGATCAGTTATGAGCTGTTGATGACTCTCAGGAGGAGAAATTCAGGTGGACACGGTCACATTAGAGAAGTACAGTAATGTGCATACATACATGTGATTagaaaataacaagaatgaTAAGAGTGAATGATAAGAATAACCTGTGTATACACCTGGGGTATTCATGCAAGGATCTGTATGTATCTGTGCATGCATCTTCAAATCACAACCATATGCAATCTGTTTACAATTAATATGTAGCATttgaggtaaaaaaacaaacttgtgaTACTACTACTTTAATTACATTAGTCTCCAAGATAACTCTCTGGAAATAACTCTATGCACGTGTAAGAATAACATGTATTTATAGTTATGTTACTAATAACAGACATTGTCTTGTCAGACAAGTAGTAACAAACATGATAGCACAATGGCAATAATAACAAGCGGTTTACATTAACCTGTATAcctggttttatttgtgtacaTCAAATTACAACCATATGCAATCTGTATACAATAAACATGTGATATCTATGGTAATAAAACAAATTTCtccacctattttttttttaatttaaaattaagtgAATTGACTTCAAGTCATCTCCAACTGACTGAATCTCCAAGTGTAAAAGGCCTCTCATTTTATAATCTAATATGTGTTCATTGTGTTGATTGTGAAGGAAGAAATACAAACGAAATGTGTTGCATCTATTTTAATCATTATAAGGGCACTCTGTATATTTGAAACCATAATTTGTGATGCAGTAAAGGAAATATTGTAATTGTTTTGGGATCTATTTATGACTTTGCTTCGTGTTGTTTACTACGGGTATATAGTGAAACACCTCAGTCTGAACCATGGATTACATAATGTAACCCAAAGTTATCTTATCATCCCTTtaagtaaaaactaaatgtgtcaTACTTGTGGTTAGGAAATGGGAGCTGAGGAGCTCATATTGGAGTCGGAGCTGATAAATATTAAGCGAGAGAGAAGACGCCTGAATAAATGGTGTAGATGCGACGTAGATCATTTAATCTGTATAAACACCACT
This sequence is a window from Mugil cephalus isolate CIBA_MC_2020 chromosome 9, CIBA_Mcephalus_1.1, whole genome shotgun sequence. Protein-coding genes within it:
- the LOC125013817 gene encoding odorant receptor 131-2-like, which encodes MAGNNSVVLFAQRQVHDRVIIVQILVLLFLCINLLLIVIFFKKECFYTTTRYILFAVTLLSDSLLLLVADILLIFIYFQYSIQVWLCIIVTIPLILYSTVTPVTLTAMTLERYVAICMPLRHAELCSTRSTMNCIFIIHCISFVPCIILSLFFASASRSFYKQQIVCSVEVFMLHIWQEHVRSAISQFYFLIMCSTIIFSYIKIMKVAKAASGENRKSTQKGLKTVILHGFQLLLCLIQLWCPFIESAVLKIDFTLFLNVRYFNYIVFYIAPRCLSPLIYGLRDETFFLAFISLFKRNRV
- the LOC125013818 gene encoding odorant receptor 131-2-like translates to MAGNNSVVVFAQQQIHDKVIIVQILVLLFLCINLLLIVIFFKKECFYTTTRYILFAVTLLSDSLLLVLADILLIFIYFQYSIQVWLCIIINVPLILYGTVTPVTLTAMTLERYVAICMPLRHAELCSTRSTMNCIFIIHCISFGPCIILSLFFASASRSFYKQQVVCSVEVFILHIWQEHVRSAISQFYFLIMCSTIVFSYIKIMKVAKAASGENRKSTQKGLKTVILHGFQLLLCLIQLWCPFIESAVFRIDFTLFINVRYFNYIVFYVAPRCLSPLIYGLRDETFFLAFISLFKRNRV